Sequence from the Piscinibacter sp. HJYY11 genome:
CCGGCATTGAGTTCAAGGTCGTGAAGATCGACGCTGGCATCGGACTTCTCAGAGTCGTCAATCCAGAAGCCGCCCTCAAGGACATGTCGGACCTGCTGCACGACAAGCGCTTCGAGTACCTCTATCACCACATCGGTCAGTTGCCGCTCGTTGAGTGGGATGAAGCCTATCGATGGATCCGGTCCTCGTCGTGAATTGACGCCGGAAGTTCAACTGCCCTGCCCACGTGCCCGCAACCCGACTGCCACACAACATGCTGAAGAAGATCAGGTCATCGCTCAGAGAATTGAATCGCGAGCGCAAGGAAAGAAGATTCATCCGCAATGAGCCCCAGCGATGGGCTGCACGTGGATACGCCGCACCCAGCCCTGCCGCCATCAAGCGAGCGGTGATCCTGCGCAACGGCATACCCCACGGCATTTGGGTGGAAACCGGCACATACAAGGGAGACACCGCCGCCCTCCTCGCGCAGAACTCTTCGAAGGTCTACACGATCGAGCCTGCCCAACAGCTCTTCGAAGACGCGAAAAAGCGCTTTGCCTCCACGCCCAACGTCGAGGTGATTCAAGGGATCTCGGAAGAGATATTCCCGCAGCTGATCCCCCGACTTTCAGGCGAAGTCAACTTCTGGCTGGACGGCCACTACTCAACCGGTGTCACCTTCCAAGGCCCCACCGACTGCCCTTTGGTAGAAGAGCTGGCCTGTATCGAAGCGAACTTGCGAAACTTCTCCAGGGTGGCGGTCCTGATCGATGACATCCGGTATTGCATCAACCCTGCATCCCATCAATTCAGTGGGTATCCCAAACTCGATGTGCTCGTGGACTGGGCCCGCAAGAACGGCCTCGAATGGCATATCGAACATGACATGTTCATCGCCAGAACACCCTCCCCAATGAACATGCACACCTGACCGCCGGCGTCGGTTGCCCATCAGCTCACGAGCACATATTCATGCATCGAACAAAATGCTCCATTGTCATCACCACATTCGACCGCCGGTTTGAAAGCCATTTTGTTCCGCTGTTGAACGACATCGTCCAGCACGCCGGACCTTTGGACTATGAAGTGATCGTGACAATCAATGGGCCGCACAGGTCGCCATTTGACCAACACTATCGAAAGCAGATCCTCTCGTTCATTGCCGGACACGACCACGTCTATCCGACCATGTTTCCCAACTTCCAGGCGCTGGCAAAAATGTGGAACAGGGGAATCGTCACTGCTCAACATGACTCAGTGCTGGTGCTCAACGACGATTTGCGCCTCGGGCCCAGATTCTTTGAGCTGCTCGACAAGGAACTGAACTCCCGCTCGAGGACGTTCAAGATCAACGGCAGCTTCTCCCATTTCGTCGCCTACAAGCCCGAACTCATCGAAGTCGGCTTCTTTGACGAGAGGCTTCTTGGCATTGGGGAGGAAGATGGCGATTTTGCTTGGCGCTACTCCAAGAAATACCGCAAGGAGATTGAGTCCGTCGACCTTCCAGAGGTCGAAAACATTCAGTCAGACATTGCCGACCCAGGGTTCACCAAGGGAATAGGAAATTATTCAAGATTCAATCGCGACTTCATACAAAACAAGAAGTACAAGAAAAGCCTGTTGGGCCACAAGAGCATGTTTGATCATCGGGTGTCCCAGCAATTGGAGGATCAGGTGCAGTACCCGTACGAGACCTTTTACCGAGAAAACATAAAGGATCTGTAGGCGCCCCATGTCTCCACTGAGCTACCTCCTGAAGAAGCACTACTACCGCCATCAAGACAAGCGCCAGGCTCAGGTCAGGCAGGTTGAAGAGGAGCAGTTTCGACAACAGTATTTCGCGATGTTTTCGCCGGCCGGGAAGACAAAGGTGTGCACCTATCAGACCGGATTCTCGAGGCACTACACGCGATTCTTCACCTCAAGCGACGCGCAGGAACATTCGTTTTTTCTCGTTGAAGACCCTGCGGAAGCCAGTGTCGTGGTCTTCATCAATACCATCGACGACTCCGTACTGCGCCCAGACCAGCGGGCCATCCTGTTCTTCCATGAACCGCTGGATTATGCGCACCTATATCAGTCAAAAATAAACGAAGCTCGTTGTGAAAAGTCCAACCTGGAAGTAGTGAGCCATCTCCCTTCGCCTTCGCTTTTCATCAAGAATCCAGAGGGGATTGCTTTTCACCGCTCGATTCCATACGTCCACTTCCATCACATGGCCACGCCGGAGCAGTTGAAATCCATTGACGGTGGACCACGCACCCGACAAATCTGCTCCATGACGTCCGGGCTAAACGGCATCCCTGGCTATCAGAAGCGCGCACATTTCATCAAGCTGTTTTCAGAAGCCAACAAGGGCTTCGACCTGTTCGGGCGATTCAGCAAACAAGCCGCAGGAATCCGCGCGTATCGAGGCCCCAGCAAAATCAAATGGAAGACGATCTCCGAATATAAATACAACCTCGTGATAGAAAACTCCCGCGACGACTTCTACATTTCCGAGAAGATATTTGATGCGCTGATTTGCGGCTGCATGCCGATCTATCATGGATCGGACAAGATCTTTGAAATTCTTCCGAAGGAGTGGTTCTATTACCTGCCCACACTGGAAGCGTCAGAAATCGATCGCTTGAATGCCTTTGTTGCGACAGACGCCTACAAGGTCGTAGCAGAGAATCGCGCCTCGATCGCTCGATACATTCACGAGCACTTTTCGTTTTATGGCGCTCTGGAAAAGTTGCTGGCGCGTGAGCCCCTGGTGCTGCCCTCACCGGAAAGCATGCATCCAACACATCTGGGGGAAGCGAGGCGATAGCCCGGCGCCACTGCGCCGCCGGCTACCTGTAAAGCTTTCTCGAGAGGCTACGCAGCTTCTTCCTGAGCCGCTTGTATTGGATGACGCACGCGTCGGCTGGCGTGATGTCAACCGGCCCTGCCCGGCTGCCGTGCCTGTCTAGAAAAACCTCGCTGAATTTGGCCATGACCGGCGCGGGGGCGAAGTTGGCTGAATAACAGTCCCAATCCTGGGCGCTCGCCCACTTCCGATCAAACCCCAGGAGCAATTTCTCGACGTCCGACGGTCCCTTGTAGCGGATCGCTTTGTCTCCAAGAATGTCGAGATGACATCGTTGAGGAGAGAGGGCATACGTCATCACAGGCTTGTTGCGAATCGAAAATTCACCGCATGCGAGCCCGAACGACTCGCCAATCCCGCGCGCATGAACCATCGCGTCGCATGTGTTGATGAATCGCGTCTTGTAGCGCACATCCGAACTGCCCGGCAGAAAGAGGATCCGCTCGTGCTTGGCGAAAGGGCTGATGTTCATGAACACGAAGTGGATGTGCCGCGATCTCTCGACGACCCTCCTCACAGCCTCCTGCACGAACCCGAGGTTAAAGCTGTCGCTGCCACCGTAGCACCCGAACACCACGGCGTCTCGGGAAATGTTCAGTGTCTCGCGCAAATCTTCGTTTAGGTCGGGCAGTGAAATCATGTGGGGCACGAACGGAATCTTTCCGTTCGAGCATTCCTTGCTCAGCCACTCGGAGACGAACGCATAGACTTCGCCGTGCTGCTCGCTTGGCTTCTGCGGAAACACAGCGTGGATCAGATTGGGCACATCCCGCACACACTGCGCGTCGCGCTCGCCCGACTTGATGATGTAGAGCGAATCCACGGCGTGCCCACTGCACAAATCGCTCAACGCGTCGGGATTCTGATAGGCAACCAGCTTGAATTGCCTCCTGAACTTCTCGACCACATCGGGTTGTTTCTGGTCAGCCTCCGCGTCATAGAAGACGACCGACTGGTTGCCGAGGATCTCCTGGTTGTAAAGCGCGTAGTCATGTAACGCGACATGCGTGCCGCGCAGCGTCATACCACCGCCGTAGAAGCCGATCACCGCCTTCATCTCGGAAACCAGGGATCCTTCGAAAAAATCCGATCGAGGAAGCGTGAGGCCGATCTCACGTTCTTCCTGAGGCTTTTTATCGGCTTTCGCACGTCAGGTCGGTCAGAGATGGTGGACTGCACCCGGGAAATATCGACCGGGTACGGTTTCACCGCCAGCATGCTGATCCCATGCTTTTTCTTGTGCTCGATGAAGTGATCGAGCGGTTCGTAAATGTCCTTCGCATGATGGATCAGCGTCTCGGCTGCCTGAGGCTTGACCACATACGCAGTCGCACCGAGCGGATCGTCATTGTTCTCGACAATGGAGAGGGCATTCACCTGCCTGACAAGCCGGTGCGCTGAGGGCGCCAAGGCCTGCAGACGGACCATCTGCCAGTCATGAAACTCATGGACCAGTACGTGCAAGGCCTCCTCGAAATGCGGCTGCAGCACGAAATCGTCTTCAAATATCAGGGTCGGCATCCGGTTCTCCACACAGGCCTGCCACGCCTTCTTGTGGGACAAGAAGCAACCGATTTCGTTGGCGGTCATGTCAAACCCCAGCAAACGCCTCACCTTGGGAGCGTTGTATTCCGGTGGGGGAGACGGCAATCGCGAGCCGTCGACGGCATCCAGAAATGCCCACTTCAGGCTGGTTTTGGACAGTTCCGCCCGGGCCTTTTCGCGCCGCTCGGGTGAGCGCACCAGGGAAATGACAATCGTCTGCAGGTTGAGCATGTGATCTTGTAAAGACTTGCTTGGGCGAGTTAGGTCGTGGCGTCCTTGAGCACCGTTCGCATGAAGACGCGCAAAGGTTCAATCGTCGGCGCCTTCAAAAGCAGTGCTTGCTCCGAAAGCGCTTCCAGTTGTGATGGGGAATTCAAAAGGTCCCCGAGCCCCTCAAACTGCTGCCATGCCAAGGGTTCCAGGTTGACCAGGGCCTGCGGATTGAAATCTGCGCAGACGTTGGCATCGGTCCAGGTCAATGGCACACACCCTGAGGCGAATGCCTCCGGGATCTTCTCTGTGTAGTACCCGGGGTACAAACCGTTCTCGGGGCAAAGGTTGAACGCGTAATTCTGCAGAGTGTCGAGTTTGCTGACGCCGCTGTTGTGATGGTCAGCGATCGTGCTGTCGAAGTAAGGCCCAAAGCCATCGACCGGAATGTACCGACCAACGGCCCTTCTCAGCGTTGCCCGAGGCTCGCGCAAATGCGAGCTGAAAATCGCGGCCTTGAAGGGGCGCGAGAGGAATGCCCGGCCCAGCGGCTGCATGAGTCGGGGAATGCACAACAGCTGACCAAACCTCGAGTTGCGGTTGCCGGTGAGGCCCTCGTGCGACCAGTCGACCATCTCCATCCAGTAGGGAAAGCGAATGTGCCGAGGGTGGTCCACGGCCAGATCGAACGAGATCGAATAATCGGCCGCAATCGCGTCATGCCGGATGTTTTCAGCGGTGTGGAACAAGCTCAGCGGCTTGTGTCTTCTGAGCCCTGAGGCCTTCCTGAAAGCGTCTACCAGTCGTGCCGCGCCTGGCCGGATCGGCCGGGGGAGCCATCGATACCGCTTTTCCTGAGGTTTGTAGAACGGCCCATAAATCTGGAGGTCGCTCGAGGCCTGCCGGGTCCACGCGATCTGGTAGCCAAGATGACGAATCATCAACGGCACCAGACTCCCCGGATAGTCACTCGGCGTGCCGACGAGTGAGATTCGTATTGTTTTCATGCGCGAGCATCAGTCTTCAGTTCTTGGTCACGGGAGGCGATGGAGCTGCGAGCCAGTCTTTCCCCGGACGCAGCAGGTTGGGATCAGGGCGTTTTGGCGGCGACGGCGAGACAGCACAGACGCTCCATCTCCGCCGCCCACGCCTGCATCTGAGCCGCGTCGAGCTGCACGAGCATCGCATAGCGGCGGCCGCCCCACACCGCGAGGTGCAGCGCCTGCACGGTCTCGGGGGTCGGGCGCTGCGGCAGATCGCCACAGGCATCGAATACGCGCTGCCACATCGCGCACAGCTCCTCGTGCGCGCGCCGCTGGTGCTTGGGCTCGGCCACCTGCGGCTCGATGGCCAGCATGTCGGGATGGAACCACGAGGGCTGATCCACACTGGTGCCGCAGGCAAGTTGCACCAGCCGATGCAGCCGCTCGCGCCAGGCCAGGCCCTCGGGTTGCACCGCCTGCGCATCCACGGCGTGGATCAGCGCCTCGATGCAATGCCGCACGTAGCCCGAGTGCAGCGCCATCTTGCTCGGGAAGTAGTCGTACAGCGTGCCCACGGCGATGCCGGCCTCCAGCGCCACCGCGCGGGTGGTGAGCCGCGCCCAGCCATCACGCTGCCAAATCCGAACAAAGGCATCGAAGATGGCCTGCACCGTGACCTTGGCGCGGGCCTGGGTCGGGCGCTTGAGGGGCTTTTCCTTGGGGCTCTGGGAGGCACTGGCGCGGAGGATGGGCATGACAAGTATTTCCGAACCCGCAGCAGCGGGCACCGCCCTAGAGTGTGGCGCATTCGCTCACCTCACCTCAGGAGACCCACGCCCATGAGCCGTACCCTCACCCAGCTGCAAAGCGACAAGAAGAACCTCGGCCGCACCCGCGTCGTCGAAAAGCCGGTTCCCGCCCTCAAGGCCGGCGAGGCGCTGCTGAAGATCGACCGCGTGGCCGTCACGTCCAACAACATCACCTACGCCGCCTTCGGCGAGGTGCCGCACCTGCGCTACTGGAGCTTCTACCCCACCGGTGACGACGCGTGGTTCCACATGCCGGCTTGGGGCTTTGCCGAGATCGTGGAGACCACGGTCGACGGCCTCGCGGTCGGGGAGCGCTTCTACGGCTTCTGGCCCGTGGCCAGCCACGTGGTGATGCAGCCGGTGCGCGTGAGCGAGCGCGGCTTCTACGACGGCACGCCGCACCGCCTGGAGCTCACCTCGGCCTACAACCAGTACCAGCGCGTGACCACCGATGCCGCCTACCGCCAGGCGGATGAGAACTACCAGATGCTGACGCGCCCGCTCTTCATCACCTCCTTCATGCTGGCCGACTTCCTGGAAGACAACGGCTTCTTCGGCGCGAAGCAGATCGTCGTCTCCAGCGCCTCGAGCAAGACCGCCTATGGCACTGTCTTCTGCTTCCAGGACCTGAAGAACGTGAGCCTCGTGGGACTGACCTCCGGCGGCAACGTGGGCTTCGTCGAAGGCCTGGGCTGCTACCACCGCACCGTCGACTACAAGGCCCTGGAATCGCTCGACAAGACGATGCCCACGCTCTACGTCGACTTCGCCGGCGACAACGAGCTGCGCCGCCGCGTGCACGAGCACTTCGGCGCCTCGCTCGTCTACAGCTGCTACGCCGGCTCGGCCCAGTCGCACGACCACCTCGGCAACGCGCCCGAGGTGCCGGGCCCGCAGCCGCAGCCCTACTTCGCGCCCTACCAGATCAAGAAGCGCAACGCCGACTGGGGCGCCGCCGAGGTCACGCGCAAGTTCAACGAAGCGCAGCTCGCGTTCATCCGCCGCGTGAGCGATGCGCAGAAGCCGTGGATGGGCGTGAAGGAACACCACGGCTTCGCGGCGGGGCAGGACCTGGTCAGCGCGCTGGTGGCCGGCCGCATCGACCCGAAGGACGGGCACGTGGTCGTGCTCGGCTGAGCGCATGCCCTATGCTTGGCGCCTCCTCAACCGCCCGCCTCGGCCGTGGACGAGCTTCGCGCCATCTCGACCTTCATTCGTGCCGCTGAGCTCGGAAGCTTCAACCGCGCGGCCCAGCTGCAAGGCACCACCGCGCAGGCCGTCAGCAAGAGCGTGCGGCAACTGGAGCAGCACCTGGGCGTGCGGCTCTTCCACCGCACCACGCGCCAGAGCTCGCTGACAGAAGAAGGCCAGCGCCTCTTCGAGTCGGTGCGCGACAGCCTGGATGGCCTCACCGCAGCGCTGGCCGGCGTGCGCGACGCCGCCAAGGAAGACGAAGGCCTCATCCGCATCAGCGCCGGCGGCGCGACCGGGCGCAAGGTGATCCTGCCGCTCGTCGCCCGCTATCGCGCGCAGCACCCGAAGATCCGCTTCGACCTGCTGCTTGACGACGGCGCGACCGACACGGTGCGCGAGCGCATCGACCTCGGCTTCAAGGCCGGCAACGCACCCGAGGCGCAGGTGGTGTCGCGCCGGCTTTTCTCGATCCAGCTCATCCTGTGCGCATCGCCGGCCTACCTGGCCCGGCGCGGCACGCCGTCGACGCTCGCCGAGCTGGAGCGGCACGACTGCATCGGCTACCGGCAGCCCGGCACGGCGCGCCCGGTGCCGTGGGAGTTCCAGGTCAAGGCAGAGACGGTGCAGCGCCGGATGGACCACGCGGTGACCTGCAGCGACCCGGAGGCGGAGATGCACGCCACGCTGCACGGCATGGGCATCGGGCAGATCGACAGCATCAACGCTGCCGAGTTCATCCGCACCGGCGCGCTGGTGCCGCTGCTCGTGCGACACACCAGCGAGCGCATGGGGCTGCACCTCTACTACGCGCAACGCAAGGACATGCCGGCGCGCGTGAGGCGCTTCATCGACTTCGCCGTCGAGGACCTGAAGGGCGGCGCATCGTTCCACCTGCCGGTGCCCGAGTTGCGCCGCCACGGCGCAGCGTTCAGATCCCTTCCTTCGTCGGCATGACCACCACCTGCTGCAGGTTCACGTGCCGCGGCTGCGAGACGATGAAGCCCACGGTGGCAGCGATGTCTTCGGCCTTCAGGAAGTCGATCGACTGCGCGGCGTTCTTCAGCCAGTCGATCGCGCCCTGGAAGGTGAAGTGGCCCTGCAGCTCGGTCTCGGTGATGCCGGGCTCGACGACCGACACGCGGATGTTCTTCGGGCCGAGCTCCATGCGCAGGTGGCGCACGAGGTGGCTGACGAAGGCCTTGGTGGCCGAGTACACCGCGAAGTAGCCGTAGACGTACTGGCTGGCGATCGACGAGGTGTTGACGAGGTCGACCACCTTGCCCTGCGCCGCGGCCGCTTCGAGCTGCGGCACGAAGGCCTGCACCACGCGCATGGCGCCGGTCACGTTGAGGTCGATCTGCGCCTCCCATTCGCGCTGCGGCTGCTGGCCGATGGCGCCGGGCAGCATGAGGCCGGCGTTGTTGAAGACGAGGTCGGCGTTGCCGAACTCGCGCAGGACCGTGGCCGCGGCAGCCTCGACCGAGGCGGCGTCGGTCACGTCGGTGGCAATGGCGAGCGCGCTGCCACCCTGCCGGGTGATCTCGGCGGCGAGCTCGTCGAGCTGGCCCTTGCGGCGCGCCAGCAGCGCGACCCGTGCGCCGCGCAATGCCAGCAAGAGCGCGGTGGCGCGGCCCATGCCGCTGGAAGCGCCGGTGACGACGGCCACGCGGCCGGCCAGATCCTGGGTGAGGGTGTGAGAGGTAGTCATGCGATTTCTCCTGCGGGTTCGGTTGAGGTTCGGTGTCGACGACGGAACGAACTCTAGGAACTGCCGGCCTGCCGCAGTAGAAAGGCATGGGTGATATCAGTCACAACCGGCGGTTGTGACTGGCTCGCGAAGGGCAGTCGCCTTCCCCCCGACTCGATCACACCGTCCCGACCCCGACCAGCATCTCGCACGGGCCGACGAAGCCTCCCTTCGTCTCGAACGCGGACAGCGCGACCTCGATGTCGTGCCACACCTGCGCACGCTGCGGCTCGTCGAGTGCCGACATCATCTGGTGCAGCGCGCCGAAGGACTCGCGCTCGAAGCGCACACATTCCTTCGCGCTCGGCAGCTTCACCGGCGAGGGCACGCGGCGGACCGCGATGTCCTTGAAGCCGGCCTTGGCGAACGCAGCTTCGAGCACGCCGTCGCCACCGAGCGAGAACGGCCCGGGCTGCCCGGGAAGCGGCGGCGCGAGCTTGGCGCGCTCGCGGATGATCTTCACCGGGATCGAGAAGAACTCGTTGCGATCGGGCGTCGAATAGACGATCGCCGCGACGCGCCCGCCGGGCTTGAGTGCGTGCTTCATGCCCGCCAGTGCGCGCTGCTGGTCGGGAAAGTAGATGAGCCCGACCCGGCTGATCGCCGCGTCGAACGACGCCGCCGGCAGGCTCGTGAGCGCCTCGCCATCCAGTTCGCGCACCGCGACGATGCCGCCGAGGCCCGCCGCTTGCGCATCGCGTTCGGCGCGTTCCAGCAGTGCTGGCGCGATGTCGGTGGCGAGCACGTGGCCGCCCGTCCCCACGCGGCGCGCCGCCGCCAGCGACTGCTCGCCCGCCCCCGCCGCCACGTCGAGCACGCGGCACCCCTGGCCGACGCGCGCCATCTCGAACATCGCCTCGGTCGCATCGCCCAGCCAGCTGCCGATGAACGGGCCCCAGCGGTGCCAGGCCTCGGCCGCGCTCTGCCACTGGGCACGGGTGGTGGACTTGAACTTCTCGGCGTCGAACGTAGCCGGCGCCGGGGCTTGCAATACGGTGCTCATCGTGTCTCTCCTCAAAGGCCCGCCGGGAATCGACGGTTGAAGAGACTTTCGTTGCACGCGGCCGGTGGCGCCAGTCCAGTTTCTGGACTGGCCTCGGCACATCGTGTCCTGTACGCTCGCCAGCCATGATCGACTATGGCCAGTTCTGCACGGTCGCCCGCGGCGCCGAGGTGTTCGGCGAACGCTGGACGCCCCTGGTCGTGCGCGAGCTGCTCTGCGGCAGCACCCGCTTCAACGACATCCGCCGCGGCGTGCCGCGCATGTCGGCCTCGTTGCTGGCGCAGCGCTTGCGCAAGCTCGAGGAGATCGGCGTGCTCCGGCGCGTGGCCGGCGAGGCGGGCGGCGCAGCCGAATACCGCCTGACCGAGGCCGGCGAGGAGCTGCGCCCCATCGTCATGGCGCTCGGCGAATGGGGCGCGCGCTGGATCGGCAGCCGGCTCCAGAAAGGCCAGCTCGACGCCGGCTTCCTGATGTGGGACATCCGCCGCTTCGTGAGGCTCGACGAGTTCCCACGTGACCGCTCCGTGCTCATCCAGTTCCGCTTCACCGATGCACCCACCGGCGAGCGCCGCTGGTGGCTGATCGTCGAGGGCGGCAACGCCGACCTCTGCCGCGACGACCCGGGGCCGGAGCCCGACCTGGTGGTCGAGTCGACGCTGCTGGCGCTCACCGAGATCTGGACCGGCGACCGCGATGCGCTCGAAGCCGTGGACAGCCGCGCAGTCCGCGTGCGCGGTGGTGCGCGCGACACCCGCGACCTGTGGCGCTGGCTCGGTCGCAGCGCCTTTGCCGAGACGCGGGAAGCCTGCCGCAAGAAG
This genomic interval carries:
- a CDS encoding glycosyltransferase family 2 protein; amino-acid sequence: MHRTKCSIVITTFDRRFESHFVPLLNDIVQHAGPLDYEVIVTINGPHRSPFDQHYRKQILSFIAGHDHVYPTMFPNFQALAKMWNRGIVTAQHDSVLVLNDDLRLGPRFFELLDKELNSRSRTFKINGSFSHFVAYKPELIEVGFFDERLLGIGEEDGDFAWRYSKKYRKEIESVDLPEVENIQSDIADPGFTKGIGNYSRFNRDFIQNKKYKKSLLGHKSMFDHRVSQQLEDQVQYPYETFYRENIKDL
- a CDS encoding glycosyltransferase family 10 domain-containing protein, producing MSPLSYLLKKHYYRHQDKRQAQVRQVEEEQFRQQYFAMFSPAGKTKVCTYQTGFSRHYTRFFTSSDAQEHSFFLVEDPAEASVVVFINTIDDSVLRPDQRAILFFHEPLDYAHLYQSKINEARCEKSNLEVVSHLPSPSLFIKNPEGIAFHRSIPYVHFHHMATPEQLKSIDGGPRTRQICSMTSGLNGIPGYQKRAHFIKLFSEANKGFDLFGRFSKQAAGIRAYRGPSKIKWKTISEYKYNLVIENSRDDFYISEKIFDALICGCMPIYHGSDKIFEILPKEWFYYLPTLEASEIDRLNAFVATDAYKVVAENRASIARYIHEHFSFYGALEKLLAREPLVLPSPESMHPTHLGEARR
- a CDS encoding glycosyltransferase family 25 protein, giving the protein MLNLQTIVISLVRSPERREKARAELSKTSLKWAFLDAVDGSRLPSPPPEYNAPKVRRLLGFDMTANEIGCFLSHKKAWQACVENRMPTLIFEDDFVLQPHFEEALHVLVHEFHDWQMVRLQALAPSAHRLVRQVNALSIVENNDDPLGATAYVVKPQAAETLIHHAKDIYEPLDHFIEHKKKHGISMLAVKPYPVDISRVQSTISDRPDVRKPIKSLRKNVRSASRFLDRIFSKDPWFPR
- a CDS encoding glycosyltransferase family 10 domain-containing protein; this translates as MKTIRISLVGTPSDYPGSLVPLMIRHLGYQIAWTRQASSDLQIYGPFYKPQEKRYRWLPRPIRPGAARLVDAFRKASGLRRHKPLSLFHTAENIRHDAIAADYSISFDLAVDHPRHIRFPYWMEMVDWSHEGLTGNRNSRFGQLLCIPRLMQPLGRAFLSRPFKAAIFSSHLREPRATLRRAVGRYIPVDGFGPYFDSTIADHHNSGVSKLDTLQNYAFNLCPENGLYPGYYTEKIPEAFASGCVPLTWTDANVCADFNPQALVNLEPLAWQQFEGLGDLLNSPSQLEALSEQALLLKAPTIEPLRVFMRTVLKDATT
- a CDS encoding TetR/AcrR family transcriptional regulator: MPILRASASQSPKEKPLKRPTQARAKVTVQAIFDAFVRIWQRDGWARLTTRAVALEAGIAVGTLYDYFPSKMALHSGYVRHCIEALIHAVDAQAVQPEGLAWRERLHRLVQLACGTSVDQPSWFHPDMLAIEPQVAEPKHQRRAHEELCAMWQRVFDACGDLPQRPTPETVQALHLAVWGGRRYAMLVQLDAAQMQAWAAEMERLCCLAVAAKTP
- a CDS encoding DUF2855 family protein, coding for MSRTLTQLQSDKKNLGRTRVVEKPVPALKAGEALLKIDRVAVTSNNITYAAFGEVPHLRYWSFYPTGDDAWFHMPAWGFAEIVETTVDGLAVGERFYGFWPVASHVVMQPVRVSERGFYDGTPHRLELTSAYNQYQRVTTDAAYRQADENYQMLTRPLFITSFMLADFLEDNGFFGAKQIVVSSASSKTAYGTVFCFQDLKNVSLVGLTSGGNVGFVEGLGCYHRTVDYKALESLDKTMPTLYVDFAGDNELRRRVHEHFGASLVYSCYAGSAQSHDHLGNAPEVPGPQPQPYFAPYQIKKRNADWGAAEVTRKFNEAQLAFIRRVSDAQKPWMGVKEHHGFAAGQDLVSALVAGRIDPKDGHVVVLG
- a CDS encoding LysR family transcriptional regulator, producing the protein MDELRAISTFIRAAELGSFNRAAQLQGTTAQAVSKSVRQLEQHLGVRLFHRTTRQSSLTEEGQRLFESVRDSLDGLTAALAGVRDAAKEDEGLIRISAGGATGRKVILPLVARYRAQHPKIRFDLLLDDGATDTVRERIDLGFKAGNAPEAQVVSRRLFSIQLILCASPAYLARRGTPSTLAELERHDCIGYRQPGTARPVPWEFQVKAETVQRRMDHAVTCSDPEAEMHATLHGMGIGQIDSINAAEFIRTGALVPLLVRHTSERMGLHLYYAQRKDMPARVRRFIDFAVEDLKGGASFHLPVPELRRHGAAFRSLPSSA
- a CDS encoding SDR family oxidoreductase; the encoded protein is MTTSHTLTQDLAGRVAVVTGASSGMGRATALLLALRGARVALLARRKGQLDELAAEITRQGGSALAIATDVTDAASVEAAAATVLREFGNADLVFNNAGLMLPGAIGQQPQREWEAQIDLNVTGAMRVVQAFVPQLEAAAAQGKVVDLVNTSSIASQYVYGYFAVYSATKAFVSHLVRHLRMELGPKNIRVSVVEPGITETELQGHFTFQGAIDWLKNAAQSIDFLKAEDIAATVGFIVSQPRHVNLQQVVVMPTKEGI
- a CDS encoding class I SAM-dependent methyltransferase, with protein sequence MSTVLQAPAPATFDAEKFKSTTRAQWQSAAEAWHRWGPFIGSWLGDATEAMFEMARVGQGCRVLDVAAGAGEQSLAAARRVGTGGHVLATDIAPALLERAERDAQAAGLGGIVAVRELDGEALTSLPAASFDAAISRVGLIYFPDQQRALAGMKHALKPGGRVAAIVYSTPDRNEFFSIPVKIIRERAKLAPPLPGQPGPFSLGGDGVLEAAFAKAGFKDIAVRRVPSPVKLPSAKECVRFERESFGALHQMMSALDEPQRAQVWHDIEVALSAFETKGGFVGPCEMLVGVGTV
- a CDS encoding helix-turn-helix domain-containing protein, whose translation is MIDYGQFCTVARGAEVFGERWTPLVVRELLCGSTRFNDIRRGVPRMSASLLAQRLRKLEEIGVLRRVAGEAGGAAEYRLTEAGEELRPIVMALGEWGARWIGSRLQKGQLDAGFLMWDIRRFVRLDEFPRDRSVLIQFRFTDAPTGERRWWLIVEGGNADLCRDDPGPEPDLVVESTLLALTEIWTGDRDALEAVDSRAVRVRGGARDTRDLWRWLGRSAFAETREACRKKR